The DNA region gtgtatgtgtttatgtgtttgtgtgggtgtgggtaggtgggtggttgtgaatgtgtttgtgagagagtcaatgtgcatagatgtgtgggtgtgtggttgtgaatgtgtttgtgagagagtcaatgtgcataaatgtgtgtgtgtgtgagagagagagatagatagagagagaaaagagtgtccAACGTTGAGGGTGGACAGTGAGCAAGATGTAAAACTCATGAGGACAACATAACTAGTGTCAAGCCTTAGAAACTACCTCCGACTACAGGAGGTGCAGCATAGCACTCTCTGCGGGCATATCTCCAGACCAGAGATTGGCTACTGCTACAAAATCCATCACTAGATGTCCTTGAGCGTGGATAGAAACAAGGAGAACATGATTATGCACCAGTCACACCAGATCCCATTGCACCAGACTACCTTCTGAAGTTTGTCAGCTGCAACTGTGCAGGCGTCTGTGACActctcaggtgctgctgtaaaAAGCAAGGAGTCAAGTGTATTTTGCTTGTTGGGACTGTCATGGTAACTCTTGCCAGAACATCAACCAGCCAGAAGATAACAGGAGTGAGGAAGTGCAGGGGAGTTGAGGGATGAGGTTTGTTAAATTTTAAACTGATtaagaaagttttgttttgtaattgttcaataaaaccactTGTTATGGATTTGTATGGACTTGGAGTcatttttactcaaaactaATGGCTGGGATAGATTCAGCACCCCTAAAACCCCCTAGTTAGACACCTCAAAATAATATTGGTcaacaaaatgttttcattattttctcCCAGTCTCTCTGGGCACCCCAAACTTAATGGGCTCTCCAGGTGTTTCCCCGAGGATTTGGCCGTGGATAAATTGGGAGGTGTTACTAGACACCTATAGAAACACATAGTaaaaaaagctattggtaaGAAATGTTTTTGCAGATTGGCGGAAAAAAAAGCCTAACTTTCCCTAACtataaagggaaacttggctggatttccccctctgctggagaaattgtgcattatgctatttcaaactgtggaaaaagctaacgataaagcacatggatttgtttacaagctagcaaaacggttagcataagttcggcagagaATGTGGATGttaaggtaagaaacacgatttaaaacgagtttcttgtttctcacttctctttctggaacggtagtctcaatgttgcaatgttgATTTTCCGCCTGGGAAAAGTCaacattttcaccggaacaggtcatttaaccatccaaatgatttctaaacgggtttaatacgttgaaatagttgccaaggtCCCCTTTAACTTCACCAGCCAGTAGTTCCAGTTTAGTCTCCCATGCAAACCCCTCCCTCTGACCatgtagtaggctactacaGAACTCCCTCAGCAGGAGGGATGCTAGGACAAAACAGTGATAGGAGCTATAGAAGTACTTGTGCTAATAACATgcaattctattctattctattaaatTATATGATTATACCAAGTATGTATTGCAACATTTCATGGCTGACATTTTTGGACATGTTTGTTAAACATAATACAATATTTGTTTGTTCAGGACAGTACTAAATTACCAGCTGATCAGATCGTTGCCTAAGTCAACATGCATTCATATTTAATGGCTTTGATCAATATATGATTATCAGAGCTGAAGttaatgtgcttgtgtgtgttgtttctggAATTATTACGATCATTTTGTAACCTCTATGTTCAATGGCTCTTTTGCAGGATCCGTCTGGTTTTCCCACTTCCTCAATCAGGCTTCCATAATTAAATACACTTCATTGACAACAAAGATAAAGAGTTAGTGCATATATTCCTCACTgatgatctctctctcctttttagtGTGATAGAAATTAATATCTATACTTACTCAGTGCTGGGAAGTACATAGCCTACTTATCACTCAATTTCTATATAACTATCACTTGTAAGTGCTCTATAAATTGGATATTAATTTCATGTTAAATGTGACAAAGTCTTACTGAAGTGTTTAGTCTAAGTGAATCGGTAgctttacataaaaaaaaaacataatatgaAATGCTGATTTATCAGAATTTTGTTTAAATATTTAGTTCAGATAAAGTAGTGATTAATCTAGAGAagattatttttgttgttgcacAGGACTGCACAATGTTGTCTTTAATTGTGGGTTCAGCAACCAATTAAATTCAACAAGGTGATTTTCACATGAATATCTTTCAATTGGCCTTGGTTTATATCTGGACATGTCATTTTAAAGAAGCATCAGgaactagcctactgtagaaaAAAAGTAGACTAAGGCTGGGATGCATTAACAtgatttaacttttaaactggAATAAATCAATGTGTATCTAGTAATTCTGTTGCAGCAAACGTTAAACCTAGTGTTAGataagtgggctcatattttcTTTTATGCTACACGAATCAATTAGACGTCCcttgtccatggtgctgaaataTCAAGCGCAGTGGAGGGgctttttcttcctttctcttatTTTACGCGACTAATAATTACTCAGTCATTTTGGTTGGTTTATATTTGTGTATAAGGGTAAGGTATGTGCTATCATTCAGATACAATTGCAGAGACGAGTTGTATTTATGAAACCGCACCAGCACCAGTCACTGATCTCGTGCACGACAAAACTGTTGAAATCCGTTGTGATGGTGATCATTCTGGGTTTCGACTTCACGGAATAGCCTTGGCTAGCATTACTTGTAATTTTTCCCACAATGGCTTCGGTAGACTAGGATGTGAGTTTCagttgtaaatgtaaatgtaattcaCAGTATGGTTCAGTATCTGTTATCTGCTGAATTACCTTAGATAATATACGGTAAGTAACCTAACGCCTTAGACTAACTACTAAGGCTTAGCCCTAGCCCTATTCATTTTCGCGATTAGCTAATTTATCACCATCTTGTCGCTGGTAGATTAAGCCCTACGTTATCATTCGGAAACAGTCATGATTATATTTGTCCAGTTTGGTATTTCCAGCCGTTTGTCAAGTACATTGACCCTCCATAAGGTATAGCTAACTAATGAAAGAATGAATTTACAAACTTTTTTAGAGCCAAAGGGACCCATGAGAATGGCAGAATCTCAGATTTATGTCCCTGATGGACTTGTCACAATGCTGGAGGGCTTGGCGAGATCTGTGTTAAAGAAGAGGCCTGAAGACATCCCATTGTTTGCCCTGTATTACTTTGCCAAACTGAAAGAATTCCGGAAGGGTAAGTTGTAGGAAACTACAAAGTAAGAATGTAATATGTCATATAACATTGGGATTTATTCATAATAGTCTATTGTTTTAACAAACCATCTATTTTATTTTCAAGGACACCCTCATTTCCACATTAAGAAGCTCGTCAAAGAATTCCATAATGGTGCAGGTACGTTTGCTCAACTTCAACTGTGCAGCCAGATCTATTTACTCTATGTAAACATGACAAGTTCCGTttctatttattaattttcagCTGGAACTCTATTTGTGGTTGGCCTCGAAGAGGAATTGCAAAGGATGGGATATCTTAAGCCGGCATCAGTAAAATCTGACCATACAGCAGAATCTGTAAGGATTCCTTGTCATGTAAAGATCACAATAATTCCTGATGAACTTTTGTCTCAGGAAAATGTAAGTCAAGACAAATGTGACAGAGGTGCTTTTCCATATGCCACTACACAGCCAGTGTACCAGGAATCTTTGTCCACTGCAGTGTCTTGTACTGAATCAGTACCTAATACAAATTATGTACCGCTGCTGTCATTAAGTACACACACCAAGCTGTCAACCTGTGTTGATAACAGTGATGTGACTACAGCAGTGGGTGGACCGCTGGCAGGAGGAGACAGTCTGACGATTCAGAAAACAGCGGAGAGAGTTCTAAGTGAGGCTTCCACTGCTTCTGTTTACCAAATGTCCAAGGAGGAAACAATTGTAAAAACAACACCTTGTTATCCATGTAATGTGCCAAGAGCCGAAGTAACAAAGACAAGGCTTGCACAGCCCAAAGCAACCACAGCCACAGAGGTGTCTGTCTGTTCAGTACGATGCCAGACTTCGGTGGTTCCCCAGAATAAACAGCAACCCACCACTGGGATTGCTGGCGGTCAGGGTACACAGGACTCACCATCTTATGAAGCATCACAGGTGATTCATGACACCTCATTAACAGCCAGACAAGAAAACCCTGTTGTGAGTCTACTGCCGGAGACTGCCCAGACTGAGTGTGCGGTTCAGCCCAGTAATACAAGAGAGCAACTTTCATCAAGCATGTGGGGCGGTGGGGGTAATCCAATCTTTTCATTACAATTCTCTTGCAAAATGAATACTGACCTGTTGTACAAATTATGATTCATTTTCACGTAATGCAATTTAAAGAACAAATGTTGTTctttttgtgtgtaaatgtgtgtatagGTGCTTGCAATCATCCAGCTCATCCTTTGACTCAGTATCCCTGTAGCCCTTGGAATTCTTGGAACCCCAGCTTCTGTGACAGATGTGTTTACCCTTCATATAACCAGCCATTGTATTATCCATACTACCTCTACCATCCTGCATATGGCCAGATATTGTACTATTCCCCATACTACCCCTACCATCGTGAACAGGCCTGTTGCAGCTATAGCTCATACAGGTGTGATAGCAGTGCTCAGAAACCCGATCAAAGGAATTTCTACGCTCTCAGGGGGTTCTCCCCACCCATGCCATTTTACCAGCCCTTCCCAATGCCCTCAAACCACTGTACATGCAGGCACCACCTCCCAGGAGTCCGAATGCCTGTGCCCTCTTGTTTGTCAATGAAACCCCATCAAACCACACAGATGGAAGCCACACATTTCAAACAGACATCAACCAGGATGTCACCAACTAGGCAAGTTCAACCTGTGAATGGTCATCCAAGCATGCATCCACCACATAGATACATACCACCATTTGCTCTCATGGGACGGCATCCTCTTGCAGCCACGCCTCAGCACTTCCAGAGCCCTGCTTACCCTGCTGTGCCCTTGCCTGGGGAAGAGATGGATAATGCTGATCAGAATGCAGCAAGACAGAGTCCATACACTGCCCCGCTCCACAGGGGTGACTCCCACTGTCATATTGATTCAAACAATAACTGATGTTATTTTTATGTCCTAAAATGGGAAAATGCATGACAGAAGACACATACATTTTTGCATGATAAAAACAACTTTAAcacacattttgaacatttgtcatttttaaaaactgCATTGGATTTGTCTTCAGGGAAATCCCGCTTAAATCttctccttttttattttttttattaaacttAAATATTTGAAACAGTTAAAATTATTTCACAAAAAGTGGAACAAGCTGGATAGTCTATACAACTACAAGGTTTGTGAGggtgtagcctatattttgaTGGTTTGAGCGTAATAAATTAAACAAAGAATAAAGAACAACTCCATTAAATATGAAAACGCATGTTCAGTGGAATTGACGTAGACTGGTCAACGCTAGCAGAATGTAGCAGGGCGATGGAATGGAATGTTCTCTACAAACACACGTCACTTTTGTTATTACTCGAATTAGCAGTGGGCAAGTAGGCAACAGTTGCTGTTGAAGTGGGAGCATTTGTAATGGGCCCAATTTGCCAGCAACTGATGTCGGCCGACATGTTGCTTTGAGGGGTGGAGACAACTTTGAGCTCCGGTGGTGACCGCTGCAATCACCAGGGAGGCGCAAGCCACCTTTCAGAGGTAAGCCAAGCAGTTCGACAAGTCATTAGCATGTAATTCAAATCTAGCGCTTAACCTaaggctaggctaggcctactttaacCTACCATATGATATCTACTTAACAAGCTAAAGTTATTTTTACTTCAATTTCTGATACAAACCTTCACATCAGCTCGCACTCCATCAAGATGCCGGTGGGAAAGTCCAAGCCATGTCGCCGGCGCAGTGTTATTGTTCCCTACGGACTCAAAACTTGGCTGGAATGTCTCGCCATGGCTGTAGCGAAGGAATGTCCCAAATGCATGAGGCGTTTCATTGCAAAGTACTGTCAAGAGCTCTTGGAGTACAGAAATGGTGAATGACCACCACCATGAATTTTTTTAtcaatgaaaaaaatgaaatatctTAGCCACAGTTTGTCTATaattagatttttaaaaatctatttttTATAGAAAACCCCATGATGGACATCAGGGATCTTGTCTTAACATACCAGAGTTTAAGAGGTGCTCCTTTTCTATTTATGGTTAATATAGAAGCTAGGCATGTTTACATGTTACATGTTAATAGTTGGTGTTTGTTAATCAATTGTATTACTTCTTTTGAAATTCATAGAGAACAGAAGATCTTTAAAAAAGCATTATCGTGTGGATGGACAATATTCCCAATTTAAATGTTTTAGCTGGTGCACAACACTTTCTTCCTGTGATGCCCATAACGTCCAAGCAGAGATCCAAAGAACTGAACGGACAGATGATATGGGGCAGTCTGTGGCCATGGAGACATCTACCGCATCAAAAGATTTGATCAGTTGTCATTCCGAAGATGTCTCTAAAGCTATTGGGCTGTATATGAGTCAGCCTGGCAAAGAGAATGAACAAGGGCCTTCTGCTACCACCTCTGAAGCAATCCCTGATGTTGTGGTCCACAATAAGGCACTCGCGTTGGTACCCACACCAAATCTGAGCCGAGCTCCATCAGGGGACCTTCAGGATGGCAATGTGGTTGAGAAGGAATTAGGTTGCCAAGCTACAGACAGACTAACTTACCAACAAAGCACTGATATATCTAGAAGTCCCTCAGAAGAACTcttgagtgaatatgaacagtTTTCAGAGGGTGGATTTGGGATTGCTACACAAAAGATTTCCAATGTGTCATTGCAAGAAATAACCAGTAGTGAAGAAAGAGTGTCAGATGAGAGTTATGGATCTCCAAAATTATCTCCCATGTCATCCAGTGAATCAGGTAAATAATAGCGAACAGGAAATACAGTTTTTGTGCATATaacagatatatatattttacatatatCATCATATTACTTATGATTTACCTGATATAAAGGGTACAGAGAATTTTGTGATTGGAAACTGAGAACCAAGAATGTGTAGGAGAATTTGATAGTTTTTcaatacaattcaattcaaaatatTGGTCAGGTTGATTATGTACCATGCAAGGTGTCTTCAATGCAGGGTTCTCATTGTGACTTCTTTTTAGCTGTCCGAGTGGCATCACCTCTACAGACAGTTGAGTTCCATCATCTGAGAGACAACAAACATGAGATTGATGTGAGAGCATCTGCTGAACAACTTGATTTGACTTCAAGCTGCATGCTGTACAGATCCTCATATGACTCACTgtcagaggaggaggaatcgGCTGAATCGGCTACGATTTTAGAAAGGTCTCACAGCCAAGCAGTACTGAGGACGATCAGCCTGGAAGAGAGAGTGCGTAAGAAAACATCCAGTGTTTCAGGTAATTAACAGGTTCTTTACCATAATGATAGTTAATGATAATCTAAAGTCATCTTTTCCGCTTTGGTCTCATTTAGCTGAACAGACAAGAAGAAAGATCAAAAGAGGAAACTTATTTTTCAGGAGTAACAGATGAAACTCTACTGGATGATGGTGAAGAGGATGCTGATTTAGTTGTCCTCTATGAAGCGCCCTCAGATGAATGTGTAGTTTCATCTGAGAATTCAGAAAGTAAGGACAGTAAGGAAGAAATTGTCTTGATCAGACATAattattattagtaattagAATGATAGTATACAATTGTAATTAAGATGTAAATCCAATGGCTTATTGAGCCCTAGAAGCAGCTGAAATAACACAAGCAATTAACAACACTGTAGAATATGGAATCTATGTTATACTGAGCagtaacatttcaaataaaagaGTCATCTCCAAATATATCTTCATACAGCCATGTGTTTGCAGGCATGCTGACTGGATCGCTATTTATGTGCTTTTTTTGTGTCAGTTTCAGCGGATGTGTGTGGAGACCTGTCGCCAACTCAGGAAGGCGCCTCAGTTTCTGTTCATTCCAGTTTCATGGTCACAAAAGGCAGTGTTGTAATGGGAACTACACCTTCAGTGCGATGTCTCACATTGTCTCCTGTGTCATCAGATGTTAAGAGTAAGTTCACATGTTCAAGTTAATCTGGTTGTCTTTCATGTTacagcaggggtgtcaaactcatattagggcagtggtagtgtagtggttaaggagctggactagtgtgcagtagccGGAAACTTGTtggttcgattcccggcttcaaccattgtgcccttgagcaaggcacttaaccccaagttgctccggggaaaAATGTAATATCATATTAGGCAGTGGGCCGGAtatgttggaatgagacctcgtgggggccatcatggtcattatcatttttctgcatgggtatcagagtgttgttTGATGATATACTCCTTTATTATACccacttatgagcaaacaagtactGTACAGCTGTCATTTTTTCAGCCTCTTCCTTTCTAAGGATGGTTTTTGctttaatcaatttatcatatcatagagaTGTTGCTTATTACACAGTGTTGAAGACAATTATGTTTTGACACCCCTGTGTTAcagtatacatactgtatgttgaaCTAAGGAATTGGATACATTAAGAGAATTGCGTCAACACTTAATTTTAAGAAATAAGTGTTAGACATTACCATAGAACTATATGTGTATAGTAGTGCCCAATAAGGTCTGTGTCGTTTATTAGACCTGTATTCATCCATTTCCATTCTCATTGAATAGGTCATATATTCCTGGAAAATCCTTAATAACAAACTAATTGGTCTCAACAaacatacttatatatatatataaaaaggaTCAAAATACATAGTTTATAGACTCCAAATACACTGTCTGAATATGTTACTTGTAGTGATATAATAGTTGTAGAATAGGTATTCCTACTGACAGAGATTACCCAATGCAATGGCACAGCAGGCAGCTAGTGGCCACTGAGAAGCAGGGCAGTATATAGCATAGTATCACTGATCCAATTACTTTCCTTATAATCATACTGAAATGGTGAAAATAGTTTGAAATATTTACTAAAAACAAATTTCCATAAGACAGGCCAATGCCACAAATTTCATACTCTGATATCTCTGTCTTGTGAGACAACAGGAtggacttgtttttttttttacaactacTCCATTACTGTATTTAACACATTTGGACAGTTAAGGCTataaagcaaag from Alosa alosa isolate M-15738 ecotype Scorff River chromosome 9, AALO_Geno_1.1, whole genome shotgun sequence includes:
- the LOC125300981 gene encoding uncharacterized protein LOC125300981 — encoded protein: MRMAESQIYVPDGLVTMLEGLARSVLKKRPEDIPLFALYYFAKLKEFRKGHPHFHIKKLVKEFHNGAAGTLFVVGLEEELQRMGYLKPASVKSDHTAESVRIPCHVKITIIPDELLSQENVSQDKCDRGAFPYATTQPVYQESLSTAVSCTESVPNTNYVPLLSLSTHTKLSTCVDNSDVTTAVGGPLAGGDSLTIQKTAERVLSEASTASVYQMSKEETIVKTTPCYPCNVPRAEVTKTRLAQPKATTATEVSVCSVRCQTSVVPQNKQQPTTGIAGGQGTQDSPSYEASQVIHDTSLTARQENPVVSLLPETAQTECAVQPSNTREQLSSSMWGGGGACNHPAHPLTQYPCSPWNSWNPSFCDRCVYPSYNQPLYYPYYLYHPAYGQILYYSPYYPYHREQACCSYSSYRCDSSAQKPDQRNFYALRGFSPPMPFYQPFPMPSNHCTCRHHLPGVRMPVPSCLSMKPHQTTQMEATHFKQTSTRMSPTRQVQPVNGHPSMHPPHRYIPPFALMGRHPLAATPQHFQSPAYPAVPLPGEEMDNADQNAARQSPYTAPLHRGDSHCHIDSNNN